A region from the Nostoc sp. HK-01 genome encodes:
- a CDS encoding prolipoprotein diacylglyceryl transferase yields the protein MVLDISSLPLAFQFTSPGPILVKIGPLTIRWYGLLIATAVLVGVSLSQYLAKRRNVNPELLSDLSIWLVIGAIPAARLYYVLFEWAEYVKRPEKIIAIWEGGIAIHGAIIGGTIAALTFAKLKRVSFWQLADLVAPSLILGQAIGRWGNFFNSEAFGSPTNLPWRLYIPPERRPSGLESFEYFHPTFLYESLWDLMVFALLLNLFLRGVSGKLRLKAGTLIMVYLTAYSTGRFWIEGLRTDSLMLGPLRIAQVVSLTGILAGLAGLAWLYYRKRPLPDVVATE from the coding sequence ATGGTACTGGATATCTCTTCTTTGCCGTTGGCATTTCAATTTACTTCCCCAGGCCCGATTTTGGTGAAAATTGGCCCATTAACTATCCGCTGGTATGGCTTGTTGATTGCTACGGCGGTGTTAGTGGGTGTCAGCCTGTCTCAGTACTTGGCAAAACGCCGTAATGTTAATCCAGAGTTGCTGAGTGATTTGTCAATTTGGCTGGTAATTGGGGCAATTCCCGCAGCACGACTATATTATGTTTTGTTTGAATGGGCTGAATACGTCAAGCGTCCAGAAAAAATTATCGCTATTTGGGAAGGTGGTATTGCTATTCATGGCGCAATTATCGGTGGAACAATAGCCGCTTTAACTTTTGCCAAACTCAAACGGGTTTCTTTTTGGCAATTAGCAGATTTAGTTGCACCTTCCCTGATTTTAGGACAGGCGATCGGGCGATGGGGCAATTTCTTTAACTCGGAAGCTTTTGGTAGTCCGACTAATTTACCTTGGAGATTATATATTCCCCCAGAACGCCGCCCTTCTGGATTAGAAAGTTTTGAATATTTCCATCCCACCTTTTTGTATGAATCACTGTGGGACTTAATGGTGTTTGCCTTGCTGTTAAATTTATTTTTGCGAGGTGTGTCTGGTAAGCTACGCCTAAAAGCAGGCACTTTAATTATGGTTTACTTAACAGCCTACAGCACAGGTCGCTTTTGGATTGAAGGTTTACGCACTGATAGTTTAATGCTGGGGCCGCTGAGAATAGCCCAAGTCGTAAGTTTAACAGGCATTCTCGCTGGTTTAGCTGGTTTAGCTTGGTTGTATTATCGTAAACGCCCTTTACCTGATGTGGTTGCAACTGAATAA
- the ilvB_2 gene encoding acetolactate synthase large subunit produces MSQNYTDSNSQLVTTDLYQELPTNGTHYAESLPQDAHKLEHLEPQKVIPTLLANDRHPHLTVAEAIAQMLVNMGICSAFGIAGGAMASLWNALSNSQMQVLNFRHEAGAAFAAVEAYFASDRPTVVFTTAGPGITNALTGLFAARGEGAKVILLSACTSAPQRGRWAIQETSSYTLPSGGIFTSGALFNYAITVESAAQLPQIFRKLALGLAQPGGFVAHISIPTAVQTSLVESISWPHLDVDAYRITAQTEKVAKSAELLFSEPFAIWVGFGARDAADEIYALAERTGAAVMCSPRGKGIFPEDHPQFVGVTGLGGDASVITYMEKYPPARTLVLGTRLGEPTSFWSPTMVPKKGFVHVDIDPEVPGVAYPHADTFSRLCCMKEKKDTPIWY; encoded by the coding sequence ATGAGCCAAAATTATACTGATTCTAATTCTCAACTAGTTACTACGGATTTGTACCAAGAACTGCCTACAAACGGTACACATTATGCAGAATCTCTGCCTCAAGATGCCCACAAGCTTGAGCATTTAGAGCCTCAAAAAGTAATTCCAACTTTGTTAGCCAACGATCGCCACCCTCATCTGACAGTCGCGGAAGCGATCGCTCAAATGCTAGTAAACATGGGTATATGTAGTGCTTTCGGCATTGCTGGCGGTGCAATGGCCAGTTTGTGGAATGCTTTATCAAACAGCCAAATGCAAGTGCTGAACTTTCGCCATGAAGCAGGGGCGGCGTTTGCTGCGGTGGAAGCTTATTTTGCCAGCGATCGCCCCACGGTAGTCTTTACCACCGCTGGGCCGGGAATTACCAACGCTCTCACTGGGTTATTTGCTGCCCGTGGTGAAGGTGCAAAGGTGATTCTGTTATCGGCTTGCACCTCCGCACCCCAACGTGGACGCTGGGCAATTCAAGAAACCAGTAGCTACACCTTGCCTAGTGGCGGAATTTTCACATCAGGTGCATTGTTCAACTATGCGATTACCGTTGAGTCTGCTGCCCAACTGCCACAAATTTTTCGTAAACTGGCACTGGGTTTAGCTCAACCAGGGGGATTTGTCGCCCACATCAGTATCCCGACAGCGGTGCAAACCAGTCTAGTTGAAAGCATTTCCTGGCCACACCTAGATGTTGATGCTTACCGCATCACTGCTCAAACAGAAAAAGTCGCTAAATCAGCGGAATTATTATTCTCTGAACCCTTTGCTATTTGGGTTGGGTTTGGAGCGCGGGATGCTGCTGATGAAATCTACGCCTTAGCGGAAAGAACGGGGGCTGCGGTGATGTGTTCCCCCCGTGGTAAAGGCATTTTCCCCGAAGATCATCCGCAGTTTGTTGGTGTTACAGGTTTGGGTGGTGATGCTTCCGTCATTACCTATATGGAAAAATATCCGCCTGCACGTACCCTCGTACTGGGAACCCGTTTAGGTGAACCGACTTCTTTCTGGAGTCCCACAATGGTTCCGAAAAAAGGCTTTGTCCATGTCGATATAGATCCAGAAGTTCCTGGTGTGGCTTACCCCCACGCTGATACTTTCTCGAGGCTTTGTTGCATGAAAGAAAAAAAAGACACACCAA
- a CDS encoding precorrin-4 C(11)-methyltransferase encodes METQLNSVKATVYIVGAGPGDPDLLTVKAQKLLSRADVILFADALVPEQILNLCRPDAEIIPTADKTLEEIVALMVERVRSQQKSLVRLHSGDPSLYSAVHEQMQMLAEAEIPFEVVPGISAFQAAAAKLKVELTVPDLVQTIILTRISGRTEVPTTEELASLAAHQASLCLYLSARHVENAQAKLLEHYPDETPVAICFRLCWPDEKIRVVPLTRMAECTHQENLIRTTLYIISPALKAANGRSHLYNPEYHHLFRT; translated from the coding sequence ATGGAAACTCAGCTAAATTCTGTAAAAGCAACCGTTTATATTGTGGGTGCTGGGCCTGGAGACCCTGATTTATTAACTGTTAAAGCGCAAAAACTCCTCTCTAGGGCGGATGTAATTTTATTTGCTGATGCTTTAGTTCCTGAACAAATCTTAAATCTGTGCCGACCGGATGCGGAAATTATTCCGACTGCGGATAAGACTTTAGAAGAGATTGTAGCGTTGATGGTGGAACGAGTGCGATCGCAACAAAAATCTCTGGTTCGTCTCCACTCTGGCGACCCCAGTCTCTACAGTGCGGTTCACGAACAAATGCAAATGCTGGCTGAGGCTGAAATTCCTTTTGAAGTCGTCCCAGGAATTAGCGCTTTTCAAGCAGCCGCAGCCAAACTCAAGGTAGAATTAACAGTCCCCGATTTAGTTCAAACTATCATCCTCACTCGCATCAGCGGGCGTACCGAAGTCCCAACTACAGAAGAATTAGCCAGCCTCGCCGCCCATCAAGCGAGTTTGTGCTTGTATTTAAGTGCGCGTCATGTCGAAAACGCCCAAGCTAAATTACTCGAACATTACCCAGATGAAACCCCAGTGGCGATTTGCTTTCGTCTATGCTGGCCTGATGAAAAAATCAGGGTTGTTCCCCTCACCCGAATGGCGGAATGCACTCATCAAGAAAATCTTATTCGCACCACACTTTATATAATTAGTCCGGCACTGAAAGCAGCAAATGGGCGATCGCACTTATATAATCCTGAATATCATCATTTATTTCGGACTTAA
- a CDS encoding two-component response regulator: protein MSLLETQQRSDEILTVNNFTNRTMMAKSSKTILVIEDDSVTRTLYLKGLKLEGFDAIGAENGMVGIQKAQENLPDLVVCDIMMPYMDGYSVISALNQNPSTAMIPFIFLSGSDSRSDIRKGMELGADDYITKPSTLDELLRAIAIRLQKQASLKNLCKDIQETTSTSIEENSPDSYNPQSIFPSVPQLKEVFDFIEAYFRQGITLCDVAEAVGYSPAYLTNRVAKQTGETVNNWIVKRRMVEARSLLQNTDETVEQIAKLLGYQHVCHFSRQFRQHHNLPPHAWRLCSRNKEI, encoded by the coding sequence GTGTCCCTGTTAGAGACTCAGCAAAGAAGTGACGAAATACTTACTGTCAACAATTTTACTAACAGAACAATGATGGCAAAATCATCAAAAACAATTCTCGTTATTGAAGATGATAGTGTAACCCGCACTCTTTATTTAAAGGGTCTGAAGCTAGAAGGTTTTGATGCGATAGGTGCTGAAAATGGGATGGTGGGTATTCAAAAAGCGCAAGAAAATCTACCTGATTTGGTAGTTTGCGATATTATGATGCCCTATATGGATGGTTACAGCGTTATCAGTGCGCTTAACCAAAATCCTTCAACAGCAATGATTCCTTTCATTTTTCTGTCTGGTAGTGACAGTAGGTCAGATATTCGCAAAGGTATGGAATTAGGTGCAGATGATTATATTACCAAACCTTCGACACTAGATGAATTGCTGAGAGCGATCGCAATTCGTCTTCAAAAGCAAGCCTCATTGAAAAACTTATGCAAAGATATACAAGAAACAACTTCAACATCAATAGAAGAAAATTCCCCAGACTCGTATAATCCTCAGTCAATTTTTCCTTCTGTACCACAATTAAAAGAGGTTTTTGACTTTATTGAAGCTTATTTTCGCCAAGGAATTACACTGTGTGATGTGGCTGAGGCGGTTGGTTATTCACCTGCATATTTAACTAATCGAGTAGCCAAACAAACAGGCGAAACTGTCAATAACTGGATTGTGAAACGGCGGATGGTGGAAGCTCGTTCTCTACTACAAAATACTGATGAGACCGTTGAGCAAATTGCCAAACTATTAGGCTATCAACACGTTTGTCATTTCTCGCGTCAATTTCGCCAACATCATAATTTACCGCCTCATGCTTGGCGGTTATGTTCTAGAAATAAAGAAATTTGA
- a CDS encoding two-component sensor histidine kinase gives MALQSELEFKLAHFLINNSVDAAFCLGSNWQFIYVNDATCKMTEYSRQELLSMTLQDIDLDFSLHNWSEKKLQNTVTLKTRYRAKGGRIFLVEISISFLEEQGRKFSCAFVRDKSHEVIELSVQKWINELRDANENLQQKIFELKQRERKLETSLSLLNSTLEATAIGIVTINFEGDIISVNQKFLDMWQIPKSLFRSKRCPQCKAFFENKIKHPETFNRLIWEISSQSDIESYDVIELKDGKIFANYSQPHWLEGKITGRVWSVWDITESKQAEAALRINEARFRTLAEITDASTFLIQGTRICYVNPAVEILTGYTKSELLNGFDIRQIIKSKKHRQLVKSREVNNFEYQEISILTKNGTERWLACAIARLDGKLDFQGQEVEMIAGIDITDYKNAESELNKALEQAKQLSDLRARFLSMVCHQLRNPLNVVSFSNNLLKRYVDQQTAQTIQPLLEQIQLSIEQLSQMLDEILFYAKAEATKLKFEPESLELVKLCNNLVAQMQMSNLSNTINFTCQNRHLQVYMDKKILEAILKNLLDNAIKYSPIGSIINLTLSRNREKIIFQVIDQGIGIPLVEQERVLEPFYRGSNIDSIPGTGLGLAIVKSLVDLHGGEITVESEVGLGTTFKVMLPFKRQNYHSSEL, from the coding sequence ATGGCGCTACAGTCAGAATTAGAGTTTAAGCTTGCTCACTTTCTTATTAATAATTCTGTAGATGCGGCATTCTGTTTAGGGTCAAACTGGCAATTTATTTATGTCAATGATGCAACTTGTAAAATGACTGAATATTCCCGTCAAGAGTTGCTATCAATGACTTTGCAGGATATAGATTTAGATTTTTCTCTACATAATTGGTCAGAAAAAAAGCTCCAGAATACTGTTACCTTAAAAACTCGTTACCGAGCTAAGGGAGGGCGGATATTTTTAGTAGAAATATCGATCAGTTTTTTAGAAGAACAAGGCAGAAAATTTAGTTGTGCTTTTGTACGAGATAAAAGTCATGAAGTAATAGAATTAAGTGTGCAAAAATGGATTAATGAATTAAGAGATGCTAACGAAAACTTACAACAAAAAATTTTTGAACTCAAGCAAAGAGAGAGGAAATTAGAAACATCTCTCTCTTTACTGAATTCCACACTCGAAGCTACTGCGATCGGCATTGTGACAATTAACTTTGAAGGAGATATCATCAGCGTTAATCAAAAGTTTTTGGATATGTGGCAAATTCCAAAATCTTTATTTCGCTCTAAGCGATGTCCTCAATGCAAAGCTTTTTTTGAAAATAAAATTAAACATCCAGAAACTTTTAATCGACTGATTTGGGAAATTTCTAGCCAATCAGATATTGAAAGCTACGATGTTATTGAATTAAAGGATGGCAAAATATTTGCTAACTATTCTCAACCTCATTGGTTAGAAGGAAAAATTACTGGTAGAGTGTGGAGTGTTTGGGATATTACTGAATCGAAACAAGCTGAAGCAGCATTACGGATAAACGAAGCTAGATTTCGGACTTTAGCAGAAATAACAGATGCAAGTACTTTTTTGATTCAAGGTACACGAATTTGTTATGTTAATCCAGCAGTAGAAATATTAACAGGCTACACCAAATCAGAGCTATTAAATGGTTTTGATATTCGCCAAATAATCAAAAGTAAAAAACACAGACAGTTAGTTAAATCAAGAGAGGTGAATAACTTTGAATACCAAGAGATAAGTATCCTCACCAAAAACGGTACAGAACGCTGGCTGGCTTGTGCAATAGCCAGACTTGATGGAAAACTTGATTTTCAAGGTCAAGAAGTTGAAATGATTGCTGGGATTGATATTACTGATTATAAAAATGCAGAATCGGAACTTAATAAGGCTTTAGAACAAGCAAAACAACTGAGTGATTTGAGAGCGCGTTTTCTGTCTATGGTTTGCCACCAACTCCGCAATCCATTGAATGTTGTTTCATTTTCTAATAACTTGCTCAAGCGATATGTTGATCAACAAACAGCACAAACAATTCAACCTCTACTCGAACAAATTCAACTTTCTATCGAGCAACTGAGCCAGATGTTAGATGAGATTTTGTTCTATGCTAAAGCAGAAGCAACAAAACTAAAATTTGAACCAGAATCACTAGAATTAGTTAAATTATGCAATAATTTAGTAGCACAAATGCAGATGAGTAATCTGTCGAATACAATAAATTTCACCTGTCAAAATAGACATCTGCAAGTTTATATGGATAAAAAAATATTAGAGGCAATTCTCAAGAATTTGCTAGATAATGCCATTAAATATTCTCCAATTGGGAGTATAATTAATTTGACACTTTCTCGTAATAGAGAAAAAATAATATTCCAAGTAATAGATCAAGGGATAGGTATCCCATTGGTAGAGCAAGAACGGGTACTAGAACCGTTTTACCGTGGTAGCAATATTGATAGTATTCCTGGTACTGGATTAGGGTTAGCAATTGTTAAAAGTTTAGTAGATTTACATGGTGGTGAAATCACTGTAGAAAGTGAAGTTGGCTTAGGTACTACCTTTAAAGTCATGCTGCCATTTAAGAGACAAAATTATCATAGTTCAGAGTTATGA
- a CDS encoding macrophage migration inhibitory factor family protein, translating into MPLIKVQTSVSAPAKPEVETMLKSLSGKLAKHLGKPESYVMTAFEADIPMTFGGTTDPVCYIEIKSIGMMKPNQTEAMSQDFCRQINQALGIPQNRIYIEFADATGAMWGWNSTTFG; encoded by the coding sequence ATGCCATTAATTAAAGTACAAACTTCTGTATCTGCACCTGCAAAACCTGAAGTTGAGACAATGCTGAAGAGTTTGTCAGGAAAGTTAGCCAAACATTTAGGTAAACCCGAATCTTATGTGATGACAGCCTTTGAGGCCGATATCCCCATGACTTTTGGAGGAACCACAGACCCTGTTTGTTACATCGAAATTAAAAGTATTGGGATGATGAAGCCTAACCAAACTGAAGCAATGAGTCAAGATTTTTGTCGGCAGATTAATCAAGCTTTAGGTATACCACAAAATCGAATTTATATTGAATTTGCTGATGCTACAGGTGCAATGTGGGGCTGGAATAGCACAACATTTGGTTAG